From one Silurus meridionalis isolate SWU-2019-XX chromosome 23, ASM1480568v1, whole genome shotgun sequence genomic stretch:
- the b4galt6 gene encoding beta-1,4-galactosyltransferase 6: MPNAKRLLRLSNRSFLAFIFFFSMSTTCLYFIYAAPGIANTYFFMVQAQGIMLRDNVRTIGQIIRSYTNKNSTLNGTDYPEGNNSSEYFAQPTTYLPENFTYAQNLPCPERLPSMKGPMEVNMTELSFEAVELHLRQLGIQYGGHWKPEDCQPRWKVAFLIPFRNRHEHLPILFQHLAPMLQRQHLQFAFYVIEQAGTQPFNRAMLFNVGFKEAMKDLDWDCMVFHDVDHIPENDRNYYGCGQMPRHFATKLDKYMYILPYNEFFGGVSGLTVEQFRKINGFPNAFWGWGGEDDDLWNRVHFAGLNVTRPEGDIGKYKSIPHHHRGEVQFLGRYKLLRYSKERQFLDGLNNLQYSPEISISSLYKNISVNLSPELAPIAEY; this comes from the exons ATGCCGAATGCGAAACGGCTGCTGCGGCTTTCCAACcgctccttcttggccttcattttcttcttctccatgtCCACGACCTGCCTATACTTCATTTACGCGGCCCCTGGAATAG CCAACACGTACTTCTTCATGGTGCAGGCTCAGGGTATAATGTTACGTGATAACGTGCGGACAATTGGCCAGATAATCAGATCATACACCAATAAGAACAGCACTCTGAATGGCACAG ATTATCCAGAAGGGAACAACTCCAGCGAATACTTTGCTCAACCGACTACATACCTCCCGGAGAATTTCACCTATGCCCAGAACCTGCCCTGCCCCGAGCGTTTACCTTCTATGA AGGGTCCTATGGAAGTAAATATGACCGAGCTTTCTTTTGAAGCGGTTGAACTGCATCTTCGACAGCTGGGTATTCAGTATGGGGGACACTGGAAGCCCGAAGACTGTCAACCACGGTGGAAG GTGGCTTTTCTGATCCCGTTTAGGAATCGTCATGAACATCTTCCCATTCTGTTTCAGCATCTTGCTCCGATGCTGCAAAGGCAACACTTGCAGTTTGCCTTTTATGTAATTGAGCag GCAGGTACACAACCTTTTAACCGAGCCATGCTGTTTAACGTGGGCTTCAAGGAGGCAATGAAAGACCTGGACTGGGACTGCATGGTTTTTCACGATGTGGATCATATTCCTGAGAATGACCGTAACTATTATGGCTGCGGGCAGATGCCTCGTCACTTCGCCACGAAACTTGACaagtacatgtacat tcTGCCCTACAATGAGTTCTTCGGAGGAGTGAGTGGACTGACAGTAGAGCAGTTCCGCAAGATCAACGGGTTTCCCAATGCATTCTGGGGCTGGGGAGGGGAGGATGATGACCTCTGGAACAG GGTCCACTTTGCTGGCTTGAATGTGACCAGACCCGAAGGAGATATTGGCAAATACAAATCAATTCCCCATCACCACCGAGGAGAAGTGCAGTTCCTAGGAAG GTACAAGTTGCTACGGTATTCCAAAGAACGGCAATTTTTGGACGGTCTGAACAATCTCCAGTATTCCCCAGAAATCTCTATAAGTAGTCTGTATAAGAACATCTCTGTTAACCTGAGCCCTGAGCTTGCCCCCATAGCAGAGTACTGA
- the ttr gene encoding transthyretin, with the protein MTKAITFVLLASILLCLQAAPVDRHGGSDVHCPLNVKILDALKGAPAGNVALTVFRQGADKTWEQIASGSTNVAGEVHELLSEQDFRPGVYRVEFDTKTYWKAEGRTPFHDVAEVVFEAHAEGHRHYTLALLLSPFSYTTTAVVGKEHD; encoded by the exons ATGACCAAAGCAATCACTTTTGTTCTTCTTGCCTCAATACTTTTGTGCCTTCAGGCTGCTCCAGTG GATCGCCATGGCGGCTCAGATGTACACTGTCCTCTAAACGTGAAGATCCTGGACGCATTGAAAGGCGCACCTGCTGGAAATGTAGCGCTTACGGTCTTCCGTCAAGGTGCTGATAAAACATGGGAACAAATCGCCAGTGG GAGTACCAATGTAGCCGGTGAAGTTCATGAACTTCTCTCCGAGCAGGACTTCAGACCAGGTGTTTATCGTGTCGAGTTCGACACCAAGACCTACTGGAAAGCAGAAGGTCGCACACCGTTCCACGACGTTGCCGAA GTAGTTTTCGAGGCTCATGCAGAAGGACATCGGCATTACACTCTGGCCCTGTTACTCAGCCCCTTCTCCTACACCACAACAGCTGTAGTGGGGAAAGAACATGACTAG